agaaaactgagaaaacaagaaaactgttggtccagctgacagttggtttgtggtaaaaaaaaagaaaaaaaaagtgtaatcctgaaaactggtgattgtctttttgtattgtgtaacaaaaaatacatgataaaaaatgtaccGAATTGAGATGAACTCTGATAACATCTGGTTCTGTGTCCGCCACAGGCAGAACGTGACGGTCACCTGTGACGTCTTCATGGAGAGCCTGAAGGCCGGCGGCAGCTACAAGGTTACCAACGACCTGGGTCAGTGCGCCAGGCTTTAGAAccaggttctgttgggttctgttgggttctgttgggctctgctgggttctgctgggttatgttgggttctgtttggctctgctgggttctgtttggctctgctgggttctgctgggttatgttgggttctgttgggctctgctgggttctgctgggttatgttgggttctgtttggctctgctgggttctgctgggttatgttgggttctgctgggttctgcggggttctgttggtctctgctgggttctgctgggttctgctgggttatgttgggttctgctgggttctgcggggttctgttggtctctgctgggttctgttgggttctgttttgtctctgctgggttctgttgggttctgctgggttctgctgggttctgttggtctctgctgggttctgctgggttctgttggtctctgctgggttctgctgggttctgctgggttctgttgggctctgttggtctctgctgggttctgctgggttctgttgggttctgctgggttctgttgggttctgttggtctctgctgggttctgctgggttctgctgggttctgttggtctctgctgggttctgctgggttctgttgggttctgttggtctctgctgggttctgctgggttctgctgggttctgctgggttctgttggtctctgctgggttctgctgggttctgttgggttctgttggtctctgctgggttctgctgggttctgctgggttttgTTGGTCtctgctgggttctgttgggttctgctgggttatgttgggttctgttgggttctgttgggctctgctgggttctgttgggttctgttgggctctgttgggttctgttgggttctgttgggttctgctgggttctgttgggctctgttggtctctgctgggttctgttgggcactgttgggttctgttgggttctgttgggctctgttgggttctgctgggttctgttgggttctgttgggctctgttgggttctgttgggttctgttgggttctgctgggttatgttgggttctgttgggctctgctgggttctgttgggttctgctgggttctgttgggctctgttggtctctgctgggttctgttgggctctgttgggttctgttgggttctgttgggctctgttgggttctgtttggctctgctgggttctgctgggttatgttgggttctgttgggttctgttgggttctgttgggctctgttgggttctgttgggttctgctgggttctgttgggctctgttggtctctgctgggttctgttgggctctgttgggttctgttgggctctgctgggttctgttgggttctgttgggttctgttgggctctgttgggttctgttgggttctgctgggttctgttgggctctgttggtctctgctgggttctgttgggttctgttgggttctgttgggttctgttgggctctgttgggttctgttgggttctgttgggctctgctgggttctgttgggttctgctgggttctgttgggctctgttggtctctgctgggttctgttgggctctgttgagttctgttgggctctgttgggctctgttgggttctgttgggctctgttgggttctgtttggctctgctgggttctgctgggttatgttgggttctgctgggttctgttggtctctgctgggttctgttgggttctgttttgtctctgctgggttctgttgggttctgctgggttctgctgggttctgctgggttctgttggtctctgctgggttctgctgggttctgttgggctctgttgggctctgttgggttctgtttggctctgttgggttctgctgggttctgttgggctctgttggtctctgctgggttctgctgggttctgttggtctctgctgggttctgctgggttctgttgggttctgttgggttctgttgggttctgttggtctctgctgggttctgctgggttctgctgggttctgttggtctctgctgggttctgctgggttctgctggtctctgttgggttctgttgggctcTGCTGGGCTCTGTTGGGCTCTGTTGggctctgttgggttctgtttggctctgctgggttctgttgggttctgctgggttctgctgggttctgctgggttctgttgggttctgttggtctctgctgggttctgctgggttctgttggtctctgctgggttctgctgggttctgctggtctctgttggtctctgctgggttctgctgggttctgctgggttctgttgggctctgttgggttctgttgggctcTGCTGGGCTCTGTTGGGCTCTGTTGggctctgttgggttctgtttggctctgctgggttctgctgggttatGTTGGGTTCtgatgggttctgctgggttctgctgggttctgctgggttatGTTGGGTTCTGATGGGTTCTGCTGgtctctgctgggttctgctgggttctgctgggttctgttgggttctgttgggctctgttgggttctgtttggctctgctgggttctgctgggttctgttttGTCTCCAGCGGGACAGACGGTGCTGGCGGAGGGCCGGTCCGGTACCGGAGCGCACGTCTGGCACACCTTGTCGCTCACTGTGCAGGTAAGCAGCTGATTGGTCGTGGACGGAGGGCGCCGGGAAGCAGAGTAACGTCCCGTCTCCCCCGTAGGGTCAGAGCGCCTCCGGGACGCTGGACGGAACGCCGCTGTGGAAGAACGTTGTGGTTCCCACGCCGAAGAACGGCTGGGCGGCCATAGGAACGCGCTCGTTTGAGCTGGCCCAGTTCGATAACTTTGCCGTGTCGGCGGAGTGAAGCCGGACCGGAATCCTCACAGTCGATCACAATGAGCTTTACTCTGTGTgcttttaactgttttaactgttttaaaTTAATGTAACTCTGTGGAATCAAACCTGAACTTtgttaattcaattaaaaaactgttttgacTTGAGTTGTTTGTGGGGATAAATCTCAGAACATTCATCAAACCTGACCTGAACACAATGCAGATTAATTATTCAACATAACCTTTATTCATATAAAAATGTTTACAGTCACATGTCTGTTTTAAATATGTTGTAGTTCAGACTGaatccacgcttctaacagattttccccactcagcgacacacccgctgaggacaaaaccctggtaactggcagctctatagtcagaaacgtggcattagagacaccagcggccatagtcaaatgcattccaggggccagagcgggcgacatagaatcctatttaaaactgctggctaaggataaacgcaaatatggtaaaatagttattcacgtcggcgttaatgacacccggttacgccaatcggaggtcactaaaattaatgttgcatcggtgtgtaattttgccaaaacaatgtcggactccgtagttttctctggacccctgccaaatctgaccagtgatgacatgtttagccgcatgtcgtcttacaatcgctggttgtctagatggtgtccagcaaacaacgtgggctacagagataattggcaatctttctggagaaaacctggtctgatgaggagagacggcatccatcccactttggaaggagcagctctcatttctagaaatatggatgaatttatttgccgccctaaaacatgacaacccagggttcagaccaggatgcagagttgtagtcttacacacttctctgcagcttcccacctgctgctacccacccaatcgattaacacaaaaggagcaaatcctcttgtgcaaaaagaaattattaaaacaaaaactttaactgaacaaaaacatcaaactattaaatgtggtttgctgaatatcagatctctcctttccaagtctctgttagtgaatgagttgatttgtgatcatcatattgatatatttagtcttacagaaacctggctgcagcaggaggatcatgttagcatcatgttagcatcatgttagcatcatgttagcatcatgttagcattaatgaatcaactccctctgactgtttaaatgttcacgttcctggaaccacaggcagaggaggaggagtggcagctatcttcagatcagggttactcatcagtcccagacccaagattagtttgagctcttttgaatatctgattctcagtttttcccacgcaaagtggaaatcccagaaacctcttgtgtttgttgttgtgtatcgtccacctggcccttattctgagtttctgtctgaattctcagagtttttatcccagttagtgctgagtacagataaagtcattgtagtgggtgactttaatattcatgtagatgttgaaaatgacagcctgaatatgaactttaattctatattggactctattggattttctcagagtgttcacagaccgactaactgccttaatcacacccttgatcttgtgctgacttatggcattgagagtgaacagttaacagtgttccctcataaccctgtctcatctgaccattttctgataacctttgagtttacattacttgactatacagtttctgagaagaaatttacatatagaaggtgtctatcagaggatgctgtaaccagatttaaagaattaattccatcatccttttcttcactgccatgtgcagatatgacagaggacgactacctaaactttactccagcagcacttgactctcttgttgacagcactatagtttcaatgcgtacagcactggacaatgttgcccctctgaaaaggaaggtaatcagccagaagaggttggctccttggtataattcacagctgcgtgctttaaagcagactgcaagaaagctggagagacagtggcgttcctctaatttagaagagtctcaattagtctggaaagatagtttaataacgtataagaaagcccttcgtaaagctagaactgcttattattcatcattgatagaagagaataagaacaatcccaggtttcttttcagcgctgtagccagtctgactaagagtccgagctctgctgagccaggtattcctttaactctcagcagtgaggatttcatgagcttctttatcaataaaattgtttctatcagagagaagattgatggagtccttcccactattatcagtaaTGTattatcaagtacagcagctttagaagtatctttagaacctgatttgtatttagacggcttctgcccagttgatctctctgaactaacaacagcaatagtctcttctaaccatcaacttgtgttttagacccaatcccaaccagactgttcaaggaggttttcccattaattgacacttccatattggatttgatcaatctgtctttgttgacaggatatgtacctcagacttttaagattgctgtaattaaacctttacttaaaaaacctactcttgattcagaagtgttggctcattatagacctatatccaatctcccttttatgtctaaagttctttataaaatagttgcagctcagctttgtgatcacttacacagaaataatctgtttgaagagtttcagtcaggattcagagtgcatcatagcacagaaactgcactgctgaaagttgccaatgatctcctcttagcctctgatagcggacttgtgtctgtgcttgtcctgttggatctcagtgctgcatttgctacggtcgatcacagtatcttattacacagacttgaacatgttattgggattaaaggaactgcattaggctggtttaagtcatatttatctgatagatttcagtttgttcttgtaaatgaagaatcttcctcacacaccagagtaagtcatggagttcctcagggttctgtgcttggaccgattcttttcactttatacatgcttccattaggtaacattattagacagcatggcataaatttccattgctatgctgatgatactcagctgtacttatctatgaaaccagatgaacccaataggttggtcagactacaagc
This region of Odontesthes bonariensis isolate fOdoBon6 chromosome 17, fOdoBon6.hap1, whole genome shotgun sequence genomic DNA includes:
- the LOC142366601 gene encoding galactocerebrosidase-like, which codes for MYRIEMNSDNIWFCVRHRQNVTVTCDVFMESLKAGGSYKVTNDLAGQTVLAEGRSGTGAHVWHTLSLTVQGQSASGTLDGTPLWKNVVVPTPKNGWAAIGTRSFELAQFDNFAVSAE